One region of Collinsella aerofaciens ATCC 25986 genomic DNA includes:
- a CDS encoding LysR family transcriptional regulator: protein MASRYQIVCMVVDRGSLKRAADELGYTQSAVSQAVKALERELGTTLIERGKQGVSLTRDGKQYLPYLRQIVTAEAELEGKRQELLGLSSTDIRIATFTNVSRTVLPRVIRDFGALHPGVRFTLKQGDYTRNAQWVHDGVVDFCFTARGFTAGLEKRVVYHDELVALLPAAHPLTAKEKVTLADLASEPFVLLDEGEQSLVLDAFATHGLSPHVTSEVTDDYTIMAMVEEGLGVSMLYRRTVEGMRADICVRPIAHAPSRDVVAAWRSWDTMPIATRCFIDYMSSHIVN from the coding sequence ATGGCATCGCGGTATCAGATTGTTTGTATGGTGGTCGATCGCGGCAGTCTGAAACGTGCGGCCGACGAGCTGGGCTATACGCAAAGTGCGGTGAGCCAGGCCGTCAAGGCGCTCGAGCGCGAGCTGGGTACCACGCTTATCGAGCGCGGAAAGCAGGGCGTTTCGCTTACGCGCGACGGTAAACAATATCTGCCGTACCTGCGCCAGATCGTGACTGCCGAGGCCGAGCTCGAGGGCAAGCGCCAGGAGCTGCTGGGCCTTTCGTCGACCGATATTCGTATCGCGACGTTTACCAACGTGAGTCGTACCGTGCTGCCGCGTGTGATCCGCGACTTTGGTGCGCTGCACCCGGGCGTACGCTTCACCCTCAAGCAGGGCGATTACACGCGCAACGCTCAATGGGTGCACGATGGCGTAGTTGATTTTTGTTTTACGGCACGTGGGTTTACCGCGGGGCTCGAGAAGCGCGTGGTCTATCACGACGAGTTGGTAGCATTGTTGCCGGCCGCGCATCCGCTGACGGCAAAGGAAAAGGTGACACTCGCCGACCTGGCGTCCGAGCCGTTTGTGCTGTTGGATGAGGGCGAACAGAGCCTGGTGCTCGATGCATTCGCAACGCATGGGCTGTCGCCGCACGTGACGAGCGAGGTCACCGACGACTACACCATCATGGCGATGGTGGAGGAGGGCCTAGGCGTGAGCATGCTCTACCGTCGTACTGTGGAGGGCATGCGAGCCGATATTTGTGTGCGGCCCATCGCGCATGCCCCCTCGCGCGACGTGGTGGCCGCCTGGCGCAGCTGGGACACCATGCCCATCGCCACGAGGTGCTTTATCGACTATATGAGCTCGCATATTGTCAATTAA
- a CDS encoding MATE family efflux transporter, with protein MADTASKHIDMTTGSLWRNIPLFAFPVAATSILEQLSNLIATVIIGNFSGDQGTLAMAAVGSNVPLTSLMLNLFIGISLGSNVVIANAIGRNDQNMVKRAVHTSILMALAGFVVIALGEIFAEPMLAALNVPSETMPLASLYLRVFLLSMPSILLYNFEAAIFRSVGITRMPLQALAVSTVLNIGLDLIFVPVLHWGVAGVAIATAIAYTVSAATLFIRLLKTDSVVRVTLRDLAIDPVALKRIVKIGLPAGIQSAVFAVANIIIQSAINSLGTEVMAASSAAMSLEYVCYNLLNSFSQACTTFVGQNHGARQIDRCTKTLKVCLVEGGIVALTTIIVIVGLGREILSLFNSDPNIVSIGYIRVCSIFPAYAFSMFYENMSGYLRGFGISLTPALITMICVCGIRFYWVFCVFPHFRTFANIMMVYPISLGTTAFFMVVAVLLCHPARTYRATQAKATAR; from the coding sequence ATGGCTGACACCGCATCTAAGCACATTGACATGACTACCGGCTCGCTGTGGCGCAATATCCCCCTGTTCGCCTTCCCCGTGGCCGCCACGAGCATCTTGGAGCAGCTGTCGAACCTCATCGCCACGGTCATCATCGGTAACTTCTCGGGCGACCAGGGAACCCTCGCCATGGCGGCGGTCGGCTCCAATGTTCCGCTTACCAGCCTTATGCTCAACCTGTTTATTGGCATATCGCTTGGCTCCAACGTGGTCATCGCCAACGCTATCGGCCGCAACGATCAGAACATGGTCAAACGCGCCGTCCATACCTCGATTCTTATGGCACTTGCGGGCTTTGTCGTCATCGCGCTGGGCGAGATCTTTGCCGAGCCCATGCTCGCCGCCCTCAACGTTCCCTCCGAAACCATGCCGCTCGCTTCGCTCTACCTGCGCGTCTTTTTGCTCAGCATGCCCTCGATCTTGCTCTACAACTTTGAGGCCGCGATCTTCCGCTCCGTCGGCATCACCCGCATGCCGCTGCAGGCGCTTGCCGTGTCCACCGTCCTCAACATTGGCCTGGACCTTATCTTTGTCCCCGTACTCCACTGGGGCGTCGCAGGCGTAGCCATCGCCACCGCCATCGCCTACACCGTCAGCGCCGCTACGCTCTTTATCCGCCTGCTCAAGACCGACTCCGTCGTCCGCGTCACCCTACGTGACCTAGCTATCGACCCCGTCGCCCTCAAGCGCATCGTCAAAATCGGCCTGCCCGCCGGAATCCAAAGCGCCGTCTTTGCCGTCGCCAACATCATCATCCAGTCTGCCATCAACAGCCTAGGCACCGAGGTCATGGCGGCATCGAGCGCCGCCATGAGCCTGGAGTACGTGTGTTACAACCTGCTCAACAGCTTTAGCCAGGCGTGCACCACCTTTGTGGGACAAAACCACGGTGCCCGCCAGATCGACCGCTGCACCAAGACGCTTAAGGTCTGCCTGGTCGAAGGCGGTATCGTTGCACTCACCACAATCATCGTTATTGTCGGCCTGGGGCGCGAGATCTTGTCGCTCTTTAACAGCGATCCCAACATCGTCTCGATCGGCTATATCCGCGTATGTTCGATCTTCCCGGCGTACGCCTTTAGCATGTTCTACGAAAACATGTCCGGCTACCTACGCGGCTTTGGTATCTCGCTCACGCCCGCCCTCATCACCATGATCTGCGTCTGCGGCATCCGCTTCTATTGGGTGTTCTGCGTGTTCCCGCACTTCCGCACCTTTGCGAACATCATGATGGTCTACCCCATCAGCCTGGGCACCACGGCGTTCTTTATGGTCGTGGCGGTGCTACTTTGCCACCCGGCACGCACCTATCGCGCCACCCAAGCCAAAGCGACAGCCCGCTAA
- a CDS encoding putative RNA methyltransferase: protein MLLCPVCHEPLVDDERGAACASGHRFDRAREGYLYLLRSSKSGDSMGDPKSQARSRRDFLNRGYYAPLRDAMIELVRKQVSGCAASTNGPMTLLDICCGEGYYTSAMGAVPGVDAYGFDLGKEMVRLAAKRGDATYFVANMKDIPVADGAFDMVTELFAPFNEREFARVLAPEGSLYTVVPGARHLFGLKEVLYDTPYLNDEKLPKTTELELVGTQRVSANITLQTQADIEAVFQMTPYYYRTRPGDKERLANLDTLQTDIDFIIAEYRHS from the coding sequence ATGTTGTTGTGTCCCGTTTGCCATGAGCCGTTGGTGGACGATGAGCGCGGTGCGGCATGCGCGAGCGGACACCGGTTTGACCGTGCGCGCGAGGGCTATCTGTATCTGCTGCGCTCGTCCAAGAGCGGTGACTCCATGGGTGATCCCAAGTCGCAGGCGCGCAGCCGTCGTGACTTTCTGAACCGTGGATACTACGCGCCGTTGCGCGATGCGATGATCGAGCTGGTGCGCAAGCAGGTGTCTGGGTGTGCTGCGTCTACGAATGGCCCCATGACGCTGCTCGACATTTGCTGCGGCGAAGGTTACTACACCAGCGCCATGGGCGCGGTGCCGGGCGTGGATGCTTACGGTTTCGACCTGGGCAAAGAGATGGTGCGCCTTGCCGCCAAGCGCGGCGATGCGACCTACTTCGTGGCCAACATGAAGGACATCCCCGTGGCCGATGGCGCCTTCGATATGGTGACCGAGCTCTTCGCTCCCTTTAACGAGCGCGAATTTGCCCGCGTGCTGGCGCCAGAGGGCTCGCTCTACACCGTGGTGCCGGGCGCCCGTCATCTGTTTGGACTCAAGGAGGTGCTCTACGACACGCCATACCTTAACGATGAGAAGCTGCCGAAGACCACCGAGCTCGAGTTGGTCGGAACGCAGCGGGTATCTGCGAATATTACGCTTCAGACCCAGGCCGACATCGAGGCGGTGTTCCAGATGACGCCGTACTACTACCGCACACGCCCTGGCGATAAAGAGCGTCTGGCAAACCTCGATACTCTTCAGACCGACATCGACTTCATCATCGCCGAATACCGCCACAGCTAA